A window from Pokkaliibacter sp. MBI-7 encodes these proteins:
- the ugpC gene encoding sn-glycerol-3-phosphate ABC transporter ATP-binding protein UgpC gives MAKVQLKNLQKRFNEVKVLHGIDLDIQHGEFVVLVGESGCGKSTLLRLLAGLEEISDGELLIDDVVVNHQPPARRGIAMVFQSYALYPHMSVFKNMAFGLKIAGASKADMQKKVEEAARKLKIDHLLHRLPRELSGGQRQRVAIGRAIVRDPKVFLFDEPLSNLDASLRVQTRVELGKLHQELGATIVYVTHDQVEAMTLGDKIVVMNGGRIEQCGAPLSLYHHPQTLFVAQFIGSPKMNVLAGKVQQASASGVSVMLECGVLAEVAVDGSQLQSGDPVSLGVRPEHLSLGTELPTCFVGEVTLTEELGEATYVYTSNGAGQDLVLKVDGHEEIAVHSQIRFGFKPGMAHLFDKNGMALPRLLKS, from the coding sequence ATGGCCAAAGTACAGCTGAAGAACCTGCAGAAACGCTTTAACGAGGTTAAAGTCCTGCATGGTATCGATCTGGACATTCAACACGGTGAGTTTGTGGTGCTGGTGGGCGAGTCGGGCTGTGGCAAGTCGACCCTGCTGCGTCTGCTGGCCGGGCTGGAGGAGATCAGCGACGGTGAGCTGCTGATCGATGATGTGGTCGTGAATCACCAGCCGCCAGCCAGGCGCGGTATCGCCATGGTGTTTCAGTCCTATGCGCTGTATCCCCACATGTCGGTATTCAAGAACATGGCGTTCGGGCTGAAAATTGCCGGAGCCAGCAAGGCCGATATGCAGAAGAAGGTGGAAGAGGCTGCCCGCAAGCTGAAGATTGATCATCTGCTGCATCGCCTGCCGCGCGAGCTGTCCGGCGGACAGCGGCAGCGTGTGGCCATTGGCCGTGCCATCGTGCGTGATCCCAAGGTTTTTCTGTTTGATGAGCCGCTGTCCAACCTCGATGCCTCGCTGCGGGTGCAGACCCGGGTGGAGCTGGGCAAGCTGCATCAGGAGCTTGGAGCTACCATCGTCTATGTCACCCACGATCAGGTGGAAGCCATGACGCTGGGGGACAAGATTGTGGTGATGAACGGTGGTCGCATTGAACAGTGTGGCGCGCCCCTCAGTTTGTACCACCATCCCCAAACCCTGTTTGTTGCTCAGTTTATCGGTTCACCGAAGATGAATGTGCTCGCCGGTAAGGTACAACAGGCGTCGGCGAGCGGCGTGTCGGTCATGCTAGAATGCGGCGTTCTGGCAGAGGTGGCGGTGGATGGCAGCCAGTTGCAGTCCGGTGATCCGGTCTCTCTGGGAGTGCGCCCTGAGCATCTGAGCCTGGGGACGGAGTTACCCACCTGCTTTGTCGGGGAGGTTACCCTGACCGAAGAGCTGGGTGAGGCCACTTACGTCTACACCAGCAATGGTGCCGGGCAGGATCTGGTACTCAAGGTCGATGGCCATGAGGAGATTGCCGTGCACAGCCAGATTCGTTTTGGCTTCAAGCCGGGCATGGCGCATCTGTTTGATAAGAATGGCATGGCGCTGCCACGTCTGCTTAAAAGCTGA
- a CDS encoding sugar ABC transporter permease, which translates to MKHSERRPFPWHILFFLLPGLAIYLVFSVYPLLDTLRMSFYGDAADGGHAFVGLRNFVTLLTDSTWSDAFWNALKNNFEFFFIHMLLQNPIGLLLAVLLSLPKLRLRNTYRTLIFMPTMLSVVIIGFIWQLILSPIWGIAENFMYGIGLGNHFDSWLGKEGTALITLGLISVWQFVGIPMMLIYASLLNIPDEIVDASVVDGANPLQTFFYVKLPLILPTIAMVSILTFVANFNAFELIYAVKGALAGPNFSTDIMGTLFYRTFFGFQLQQGSPTMGAAVATLMFLIILAGVMVFLLVVQRRINRFQL; encoded by the coding sequence ATGAAGCACTCTGAACGTCGCCCTTTCCCGTGGCATATTCTGTTTTTCCTGCTGCCGGGACTTGCGATTTATCTGGTGTTCAGCGTTTATCCACTGCTGGATACCCTGCGTATGAGTTTCTACGGAGACGCGGCCGATGGTGGTCACGCCTTTGTGGGGCTGCGCAATTTTGTCACCCTGCTGACGGACAGCACCTGGTCCGATGCGTTCTGGAATGCCCTGAAGAATAACTTCGAGTTCTTCTTCATCCATATGCTGCTGCAGAATCCTATCGGGCTGCTGCTGGCCGTGTTGCTGAGCCTGCCCAAGCTGCGTCTGCGCAACACCTACCGCACCCTGATCTTTATGCCGACCATGCTGTCAGTGGTCATCATCGGTTTTATCTGGCAGCTGATCCTCAGCCCGATCTGGGGCATTGCCGAGAACTTCATGTATGGCATCGGCCTTGGCAATCATTTCGACAGCTGGCTGGGGAAGGAAGGTACGGCACTGATTACCCTCGGGCTGATTTCGGTCTGGCAGTTTGTTGGTATCCCGATGATGCTGATCTACGCCTCGCTGCTGAATATTCCCGATGAAATTGTCGATGCCAGTGTGGTGGACGGCGCCAATCCGCTGCAGACCTTCTTTTACGTCAAACTGCCACTGATTCTGCCGACCATCGCCATGGTGTCGATTCTCACCTTTGTCGCCAACTTCAACGCTTTTGAGCTGATCTATGCCGTGAAGGGGGCGCTGGCCGGGCCGAATTTCTCCACCGACATCATGGGAACGCTGTTCTATCGCACCTTCTTTGGCTTCCAGCTGCAGCAGGGCAGCCCCACCATGGGGGCCGCCGTGGCCACGCTGATGTTCCTGATCATCCTCGCCGGAGTCATGGTCTTCCTGCTGGTGGTGCAGCGCCGTATTAACCGATTCCAGTTGTAA
- a CDS encoding carbohydrate ABC transporter permease, which translates to MKALFFDRSQPASGGWQRGAQTGKALAVHAVLLTYTVIALFPILLVLINSLKSRKAIFRDPLGLPSLDTLNLGGFEQVLLRSDFGLYACNSLVVTILAVGLVLLLGAMAAWALTEYRFRGNLLLAFLFAMGIMIPIRLGTVSILNLMVQLHLVNTLTALVLVYIAQGLPLAVYILSEFIRTIPKELKEAARCDGISEYKIFFAVILPLLRPAMATVAVFTMIPIWNDLWFPLILAPGEESRTITLGVQQFVGQYVTDWNAVLSSLTLAIVPVLVLYLIFSRQLIRGLTAGAVK; encoded by the coding sequence ATGAAAGCACTCTTTTTCGATCGCTCACAGCCTGCCTCAGGCGGGTGGCAGCGTGGCGCCCAGACCGGCAAGGCGCTGGCTGTGCATGCGGTACTGCTGACCTATACCGTGATTGCGCTGTTTCCTATTCTGCTGGTGCTGATCAACTCACTGAAGAGCCGCAAGGCGATCTTCCGTGACCCCCTCGGCCTGCCTTCGCTGGATACGCTCAATCTGGGTGGTTTTGAACAGGTATTACTGCGCTCAGACTTTGGCCTCTATGCCTGTAACAGTCTGGTAGTGACCATTCTGGCAGTGGGACTGGTGCTGTTGCTGGGGGCGATGGCCGCCTGGGCGCTGACGGAATACCGCTTCCGCGGCAATCTGCTGCTGGCCTTCCTGTTTGCCATGGGCATCATGATTCCGATTCGTCTGGGCACGGTCAGTATTCTCAACCTGATGGTGCAGCTGCATCTGGTCAACACGCTGACCGCGCTGGTACTGGTCTACATTGCCCAGGGGTTACCGCTGGCGGTGTATATCCTTTCGGAGTTTATCCGCACCATACCCAAGGAGCTGAAAGAGGCGGCCCGCTGTGATGGCATCAGTGAATACAAGATCTTCTTTGCGGTGATCCTGCCGCTGCTGCGCCCAGCCATGGCGACAGTGGCCGTGTTCACCATGATCCCGATCTGGAACGACCTGTGGTTCCCGCTGATTCTCGCTCCGGGTGAGGAAAGCCGCACCATTACGCTGGGCGTCCAGCAGTTCGTCGGGCAGTACGTAACAGACTGGAATGCGGTGCTGTCATCCCTCACCCTGGCCATTGTCCCGGTGCTGGTGTTGTACCTGATCTTCTCGCGTCAGCTGATCCGCGGTCTGACCGCCGGAGCCGTGAAGTAA
- a CDS encoding GntR family transcriptional regulator, whose amino-acid sequence MKEELVTSLIGHPEQLRDTATPLYLQLYTLISRTIQEGRLRAGEALPSERDIATQMEVSRVTVRRAIDRLVEDGICIQRQGAGTFVSERVEQPLNRLKSFTEVMQERGKVTHSRWLDRSLGIAHEDERRALQLAEGEEVVRFYRLRYANNQPMALEWAAVPCRFISNPFMVEDSLYRLMDQQGVRPVRALQRLRAVSIDAERANLLQISADSAVLYIERIGISGRDERVEFTRSWFPGDSYDFVAEIRDNAIDTVPQAGDESH is encoded by the coding sequence ATGAAAGAAGAGCTTGTCACCAGCCTGATTGGCCATCCGGAACAATTACGGGATACCGCAACGCCGCTGTACTTGCAGCTCTATACCCTGATCAGCCGCACCATTCAGGAAGGGCGGCTGCGGGCGGGAGAGGCTTTGCCATCGGAGCGTGATATCGCCACCCAGATGGAAGTGTCGCGGGTTACGGTGCGGCGAGCGATTGATCGTCTGGTTGAGGACGGCATCTGTATCCAGCGTCAGGGCGCGGGCACGTTCGTCAGTGAGCGGGTCGAGCAGCCGCTCAACCGGCTGAAGAGCTTCACCGAGGTCATGCAGGAGCGTGGCAAGGTCACTCATTCGCGCTGGCTGGACCGGTCACTGGGGATTGCCCATGAAGACGAACGCCGGGCGCTGCAACTGGCTGAGGGTGAGGAAGTGGTGCGCTTTTACCGACTGCGCTACGCCAACAATCAGCCCATGGCCCTGGAGTGGGCCGCGGTGCCCTGCCGGTTTATTTCCAATCCCTTCATGGTGGAAGACTCCCTCTACCGTCTGATGGATCAGCAGGGTGTGCGCCCGGTGCGGGCATTGCAGCGACTGCGTGCGGTATCCATTGATGCAGAACGAGCCAACCTGCTGCAGATCAGTGCAGACAGTGCCGTGCTTTATATAGAGCGTATCGGCATCAGTGGGCGGGATGAGCGGGTTGAGTTCACCCGCTCCTGGTTTCCCGGCGACAGCTACGATTTTGTCGCCGAGATTCGAGACAATGCCATCGACACGGTGCCGCAGGCTGGCGACGAGAGCCACTAA